Proteins co-encoded in one Malus domestica chromosome 09, GDT2T_hap1 genomic window:
- the LOC103453797 gene encoding LOW QUALITY PROTEIN: chitinase 10 (The sequence of the model RefSeq protein was modified relative to this genomic sequence to represent the inferred CDS: inserted 2 bases in 1 codon; substituted 1 base at 1 genomic stop codon) — protein MALLFFNLPSSFFLVSFAFFCIAINLFSITNAPSGAEAARGDCLPVSSLITKQLFHTLFLHKHKDDTACPAKDFYTYRSFIKASKSFPGFGTTVSLTMRKREIVAFLAQIYHETTGGRPTAPDGPYAWGMCFKKEISPQSDYCDXPSKSYKGRGPIQLSWNYNYGPAGKALGFDGLKNPEVVANNSMIALKTALWFXMTEQKPKPSSHDVMVGLYVPTEADVAANRTVGFGLVTNIINGGLECGIPNDARVNDWIGYFKRYAGLLNVDTKPNLDYENQKSF, from the exons ATGGCACTACTCTTCTTCAACTTgccctcttccttcttcctcgTCTCATTCGCCTTCTTTTGCATTGCCATCAATCTTTTCTCCATTACTAATGCACCATCCGGAGCTGAGGCTGCTCGCGGCGATTGTCTTCCAGTTTCGTCTTTGATCACCAAACAGCTTTTCCACACCTTGTTTCTGCACAAGCACAAGGATGACACCGCATGCCCTGCCAAAGACTTCTATACCTACCGCTCTTTCATCAAAGCCTCCAAATCCTTCCCCGGATTTGGCACCACCGTAAGTTTAACCATGCGCAAGCGTGAGATTGTTGCCTTTCTTGCTCAGATTTATCACGAGACAACAGGTGGGCGGCCTACTGCCCCAGATGGACCATATGCATGGGGAATGTGCTTCAAAAAGGAAATCAGTCCCCAGAGCGACTACTGTGA TCCGAGCAAGTCCTACAAAGGAAGAGGCCCCATTCAACTATCTT GGAACTATAATTATGGACCTGCTGGCAAGGCGTTGGGGTTTGATGGGCTGAAGAATCCTGAAGTAGTGGCAAACAATTCCATGATAGCACTGAAAACGGCTCTATGGTTCTAGATGACCGAGCAAAAGCCGAAGCCTTCTTCTCATGACGTCATGGTTGGACTGTATGTACCCACAGAAGCTGACGTTGCGGCCAATCGGACTGTTGGATTTGGGCTGGTGACTAACATCATCAACGGTGGACTAGAGTGTGGAATACCCAACGATGCACGAGTGAATGATTGGATTGGTTATTTCAAAAGATATGCTGGACTGCTTAATGTCGATACTAAACCCAACTTAGACTATGAAAATCAAAAGTCCTTCTAA